The bacterium genome contains a region encoding:
- a CDS encoding pyridoxamine 5'-phosphate oxidase family protein: MVVRNRAELRTVYPEPRPRAAQKVLDHLDVHCRNFIEMSPFCVLSTTGSNGRADASPRGDPPGFVKVLDAHTLLIPDRPGNNQIDSLQNIIDHPVVGLLFFVPGMNETLRVCGSAEIVSDEELLAPLAVGGRAPLSGVKITIKDAFLHCGRALIRSRLWDPEVQIDRSSYPTYGQVLADQIAGADAGAIDADEDEANRNQLY; this comes from the coding sequence ATGGTAGTCAGGAACCGAGCGGAGCTACGGACGGTGTATCCCGAGCCGAGGCCGCGGGCGGCTCAGAAGGTGCTCGACCACTTGGACGTCCATTGCCGGAACTTCATCGAGATGTCCCCGTTCTGCGTGCTCAGCACAACCGGCTCGAACGGCCGGGCCGACGCCTCGCCGCGGGGCGACCCGCCCGGGTTCGTCAAGGTCCTCGACGCCCACACGCTGCTGATCCCCGACCGTCCCGGCAACAACCAGATCGACTCGCTGCAGAACATCATCGATCACCCCGTCGTCGGGCTGCTGTTCTTCGTGCCGGGCATGAACGAGACGCTGCGAGTGTGCGGCTCCGCCGAGATCGTCTCGGACGAGGAGCTGCTGGCGCCGCTGGCGGTCGGCGGCCGGGCGCCGCTGTCGGGGGTGAAGATCACGATCAAGGACGCCTTCCTGCACTGTGGCAGGGCGCTGATCCGGTCCCGGCTCTGGGATCCCGAGGTCCAGATCGACCGTTCCAGCTATCCCACCTACGGGCAAGTGCTGGCTGATCAGATCGCGGGCGCCGACGCCGGAGCCATCGATGCCGACGAAGATGAGGCGAACCGCAACCAGCTCTACTGA
- a CDS encoding type II toxin-antitoxin system PemK/MazF family toxin encodes MLFAQLVTPAQGDVWWAEAEDRRRPVLVVTRDEAIPVLTRILIAPVTRTVRDIPTELPLDPEDGLPQPCAASFDNLQPIRKSFLTDRLGSIRNRRHEICAALEALADC; translated from the coding sequence GTGCTCTTCGCACAGCTGGTGACACCCGCCCAAGGCGACGTCTGGTGGGCCGAGGCCGAGGACCGGCGGCGACCGGTTCTGGTGGTCACCCGCGACGAAGCCATCCCGGTCCTGACCAGGATCCTGATCGCCCCCGTGACCCGAACCGTGCGAGACATCCCCACCGAGCTGCCCCTCGACCCCGAGGACGGTCTGCCCCAGCCCTGCGCGGCGTCCTTCGACAATCTCCAGCCGATTCGCAAGTCGTTCCTGACGGACCGTCTGGGCTCGATCCGCAACCGTCGCCACGAGATCTGCGCCGCCCTCGAGGCCCTCGCCGACTGCTGA
- a CDS encoding HigA family addiction module antitoxin gives MLTLDVKRPDCSWHVGVSPTEFACQIDVPPNRVGQIIAGKRSVTADTALRFGHWFGVEAQFWLNLQTQFDLIIAEQASGAAIQNLPSAIARA, from the coding sequence CTGTTGACGCTAGACGTCAAGCGTCCAGACTGTTCCTGGCATGTGGGTGTGTCCCCGACCGAGTTCGCGTGCCAGATCGACGTGCCGCCCAACCGCGTCGGGCAGATCATCGCCGGCAAGCGATCCGTGACCGCCGACACCGCTTTGCGATTCGGACACTGGTTCGGCGTCGAGGCCCAGTTCTGGCTGAACCTCCAGACTCAGTTCGACCTCATCATCGCCGAGCAAGCCAGCGGCGCGGCCATCCAGAACCTGCCCTCGGCAATAGCACGCGCCTGA
- a CDS encoding ribbon-helix-helix domain-containing protein, translated as MMQIAVRLDDELVAQVDQLVLSGVVASRSQAVRDGLRSLVDQRRRRAVGEAIVEGYRRLPQTDEEIAWSDEATAAMIAEEPW; from the coding sequence ATGATGCAGATCGCTGTCAGACTCGACGACGAACTCGTTGCCCAGGTTGATCAGCTCGTGCTGAGCGGTGTCGTGGCGTCGCGCTCGCAGGCGGTGCGCGACGGCTTGCGGTCGCTCGTGGATCAGCGGCGGCGGCGCGCGGTGGGCGAGGCGATCGTGGAGGGATACCGCCGGCTCCCCCAGACCGACGAGGAGATCGCCTGGAGCGACGAGGCGACCGCCGCCATGATCGCCGAGGAGCCCTGGTGA
- a CDS encoding formate/nitrite transporter family protein — protein MSATPTPEETAAQVVRAGVGKVRAIMASTVVLAVMAGAFISLGAMLTSTIAAQSTLGAGPTRLIMGLGLTMGLFFVVVTGAELFTGNNLMVMSVLSRTILARELARNWVLVYVGNLVGALVIVLLVFYSRWWEQGDLSFSVFSATSANAKVNLPFEIAFLRGIVANMLVCLGVWMATAGRSVTDKLLAVSLPVTAFVAGGFEHSVANMFFLPFGALVAADPGALAAAGLTAADVSRLDAAGIAQNLVAVTLGNIIGGVIVGLADWTVHLRRRAVAAAAAARGQGSTGASASSPELPG, from the coding sequence GTGAGCGCCACCCCGACGCCGGAGGAGACCGCCGCACAAGTCGTGCGAGCCGGTGTCGGCAAGGTCCGGGCCATCATGGCGTCGACCGTCGTGCTGGCGGTGATGGCCGGCGCGTTCATATCGCTGGGCGCAATGCTGACGAGCACGATCGCGGCGCAGTCGACGCTGGGCGCAGGACCCACCCGGCTCATCATGGGGCTGGGACTGACGATGGGCCTCTTCTTCGTGGTCGTCACCGGCGCAGAGCTGTTCACCGGCAACAACCTCATGGTGATGAGCGTTCTCAGCCGCACGATCCTGGCGCGGGAGCTGGCCCGCAACTGGGTGCTGGTCTACGTGGGCAACCTGGTCGGCGCCCTCGTCATCGTGCTGCTGGTCTTCTACAGCCGCTGGTGGGAGCAGGGGGACCTGTCGTTCTCCGTCTTCTCGGCGACGTCGGCCAACGCCAAGGTGAACCTCCCGTTCGAGATCGCCTTCCTGCGCGGCATCGTGGCGAACATGCTGGTGTGCCTGGGCGTGTGGATGGCCACCGCGGGCCGTTCGGTCACCGACAAGCTGCTGGCGGTGTCTCTGCCGGTCACGGCCTTCGTCGCCGGTGGATTCGAACACTCCGTCGCCAACATGTTCTTCCTTCCCTTCGGGGCGCTCGTCGCGGCCGATCCCGGCGCGCTGGCGGCTGCGGGACTGACCGCCGCCGACGTGAGCCGGCTCGACGCAGCCGGGATCGCTCAGAATCTCGTGGCGGTCACCCTGGGCAACATCATCGGCGGCGTCATTGTGGGACTGGCCGACTGGACGGTCCACCTGCGCCGCCGCGCTGTGGCTGCCGCCGCGGCAGCGAGGGGCCAAGGATCGACCGGTGCCTCCGCATCGAGCCCCGAGTTGCCTGGTTGA
- a CDS encoding GPP34 family phosphoprotein — MLRFAEEILLLLLRDDGGRFVPVPGIALDNALAGSVLMDLALENRIDTDAEQLILNDATPVGDSLLDPTLAAIADGERRDALYWVGRTAQRAAEIRQEALSRLVERGILERDEGRFLWVFRSRRYPVVDGRAEREVKLRILGVLLSDDIPDPRDIVIIGLADACGILPELLPEGEYDKARARIDQVRKLDLIGQATSRAVHDIEMWLASGSA, encoded by the coding sequence GTGTTGAGATTCGCTGAGGAGATCCTCCTGCTGCTGCTGCGTGACGACGGCGGGAGGTTCGTTCCGGTGCCGGGCATCGCGCTGGACAACGCGCTGGCGGGCAGCGTGCTGATGGACCTCGCGCTGGAGAACCGTATCGACACCGACGCGGAGCAGCTGATCCTGAACGATGCGACGCCTGTGGGTGACAGCCTGCTGGACCCGACGCTGGCCGCGATCGCCGACGGCGAGCGGCGCGACGCCCTGTACTGGGTGGGACGGACGGCCCAGCGGGCTGCGGAGATCCGGCAGGAGGCACTGTCGCGCCTAGTCGAGCGCGGAATACTGGAGCGCGACGAGGGACGCTTCCTGTGGGTGTTCCGCTCACGTCGCTACCCGGTCGTCGACGGCCGGGCAGAGCGCGAGGTGAAGTTGCGCATCCTGGGGGTGCTGCTCAGCGACGACATCCCCGACCCGCGCGACATCGTGATCATCGGCTTGGCTGACGCCTGCGGCATCCTGCCGGAATTGCTGCCCGAGGGAGAGTACGACAAGGCCCGAGCGCGCATAGACCAAGTCCGCAAGCTCGACCTGATCGGCCAAGCCACCTCCCGCGCGGTCCACGACATCGAAATGTGGCTCGCATCGGGCAGCGCGTAG
- a CDS encoding BMP family ABC transporter substrate-binding protein, which yields MTGGLIGESNYYAGGVDGIQQAAELFGVETQVIESLPDPASISETLRGVVLDEWDMVIVMSFVFNDVLAEVAPQHPDTQFICIDCFVDAANVQGVDFRTQEASYLTGIIAGRLTETDVIGSVLAFDIPFLHRWVDPFHEAVLSVNPDATILEPLEVGDWADPVTAKELAITVAGQNADIVNGLAASGNGGVFEAAAELGFYSFGVDINECGVAPGHVIENVIKRINVVVVGAVETLVEGGEFEPFVTYGLAENGVGLSQFIEDGDTGCVFADHPELFDEVMAAQEAIIAGEIVIPDPAAG from the coding sequence GTGACCGGCGGACTCATCGGCGAGAGCAACTACTACGCGGGCGGCGTCGACGGGATCCAGCAGGCAGCGGAGCTGTTCGGCGTAGAGACGCAGGTGATCGAGTCCCTCCCCGACCCGGCCTCGATCAGTGAGACCCTGCGAGGCGTCGTGCTCGATGAATGGGACATGGTCATTGTCATGAGCTTCGTGTTCAATGACGTGCTGGCCGAAGTCGCCCCCCAGCATCCGGACACTCAGTTCATCTGCATCGACTGCTTCGTCGACGCCGCCAACGTGCAGGGCGTCGACTTCCGGACCCAGGAGGCGTCCTACCTCACCGGGATCATTGCCGGCAGGCTCACCGAGACCGACGTGATCGGTTCGGTCTTGGCCTTCGACATCCCGTTCCTGCACCGCTGGGTCGACCCGTTCCACGAAGCCGTGCTGTCCGTGAACCCCGACGCCACCATTCTCGAGCCGCTTGAGGTCGGCGACTGGGCCGATCCCGTGACGGCCAAGGAACTCGCCATCACCGTGGCCGGCCAGAATGCTGACATCGTCAACGGCCTCGCCGCTTCGGGCAACGGTGGCGTGTTCGAAGCCGCGGCCGAGTTGGGCTTCTACTCCTTCGGCGTCGACATCAACGAGTGCGGCGTGGCGCCGGGCCATGTCATCGAGAATGTCATCAAGAGGATCAACGTCGTCGTCGTCGGGGCAGTCGAGACTCTTGTCGAGGGAGGCGAGTTCGAACCGTTCGTGACATACGGGCTCGCCGAGAACGGCGTCGGGCTCTCACAGTTCATCGAGGACGGCGACACGGGCTGCGTCTTCGCCGATCACCCCGAGCTGTTCGACGAGGTGATGGCGGCTCAGGAGGCCATCATCGCCGGTGAGATCGTCATCCCCGACCCGGCCGCCGGCTGA